Proteins co-encoded in one Leptospira inadai serovar Lyme str. 10 genomic window:
- a CDS encoding flippase, whose amino-acid sequence MLKPYREFLKSHPAFGRILTNSGWLFFDRIVRMGGALVIGIWMARYLGPESYGSLNFVLAIIALVGSIANLGMDSIIVRDLLADQKNREEIIGTSFGLQLIAGIFGYAISIFVIYYLRPNSPQIELMTWILGFSLVVRCWSVIKYWFEAQVYSKHIVLVENIIFLASGAAKITAILYDLGIFYLVVILFIENIATTVGYFLLYKLNHGRLSVWSGKWYRAKSILRDCWQLLLSNIAILIYMRMDQIMIGQMLDDRAVGIYTSAVRISEVWYFIPLIIVSSVYPSIIKAKEQNTDSYYEQLRTLHIVLLFLSLAIAILLSFLADPLIKFLYGLSYSEAGAILSIHIWTSVFVFLGIASGRWFILENLQRFQLYQSLAGCSANLVLNYLLIPKYGILGAAVSTLISQALASTFFNVLNERSRFAFIMQIEAFLFWRSSLIKNFFSLSRPQ is encoded by the coding sequence ATGTTGAAGCCATATAGGGAATTTCTAAAGTCTCATCCGGCGTTTGGTCGGATTTTGACGAATTCCGGTTGGCTTTTCTTCGACAGAATTGTCCGGATGGGGGGGGCTTTAGTTATCGGGATTTGGATGGCCAGATATCTTGGACCCGAAAGTTACGGCTCATTGAATTTTGTACTGGCTATCATTGCTCTTGTCGGATCAATCGCTAATCTGGGGATGGATTCGATTATCGTAAGGGACTTACTCGCCGATCAAAAAAATCGGGAAGAAATTATCGGAACCTCCTTCGGCCTGCAACTGATTGCGGGTATATTCGGCTATGCTATATCTATTTTTGTAATTTATTATCTCCGACCAAACTCCCCTCAAATCGAATTGATGACCTGGATTTTAGGTTTTTCGCTGGTCGTAAGATGTTGGTCGGTGATTAAGTATTGGTTCGAAGCACAAGTTTATTCAAAACATATAGTGCTCGTAGAAAACATAATTTTTCTCGCTTCGGGAGCTGCAAAAATTACTGCGATTCTCTATGATTTGGGAATCTTTTATTTAGTCGTAATTCTTTTTATAGAAAATATCGCTACGACTGTCGGTTATTTCTTACTTTATAAATTGAATCATGGAAGGCTCTCTGTCTGGAGCGGAAAGTGGTATAGGGCTAAGTCAATTTTAAGGGATTGCTGGCAGTTACTTTTATCGAATATTGCCATCCTGATTTATATGCGGATGGATCAAATAATGATCGGCCAAATGTTGGATGATAGGGCGGTTGGAATCTACACATCGGCCGTTCGGATCAGTGAAGTCTGGTATTTCATTCCGTTGATAATTGTATCTTCAGTCTATCCGTCAATTATCAAGGCTAAGGAACAAAATACGGACTCGTACTACGAGCAGCTGAGAACTCTACATATCGTTTTATTATTTTTATCGCTGGCGATAGCGATATTACTTTCGTTTCTTGCGGATCCACTTATCAAATTTCTGTACGGGCTTTCTTACTCGGAAGCAGGTGCAATATTATCGATTCATATATGGACTAGCGTCTTCGTATTTCTCGGCATCGCAAGCGGTCGTTGGTTTATTCTAGAAAACCTGCAAAGATTTCAGTTATATCAAAGTTTAGCGGGCTGTTCAGCTAATTTAGTTTTGAATTATTTGCTAATACCTAAATACGGTATTTTAGGCGCTGCGGTATCAACGTTAATATCGCAAGCTTTAGCTAGTACCTTTTTTAATGTTTTAAATGAACGGTCTCGCTTTGCCTTCATAATGCAGATAGAGGCATTCCTATTCTGGAGAAGTTCATTGATAAAAAATTTTTTTTCCTTAAGTCGGCCTCAATAG
- a CDS encoding glycosyltransferase family 4 protein has protein sequence MKVLFDHQIFSLQKHGGISRYFSNLIRGFRQESSFGIEAELSLEFSSNEYVRETWNPKFYNQFFPHDFGIPGKRRLLRYANLPFSLAKLISNEFDVFHPTYYFPYFLPFLRDKPFVLTVYDLIHEKYPDDFKDDRTTDYKPILIEKADRIISISECTKRDLLKTYKISEDKVETILLSIDQNVKFLKSEPVFLPEGKFILFVGGRGTYKNFQFLLEYLPLFFKENPSSFLVCAGGGRFNRIEMEKIQEADLEDRVIQLDVDEARLRYLYRNAHLFIFPSLYEGFGLPVLESMANGCVPLLANRSSLPEVGGDAAFYFDPESGASFLESLEDAWRDGPTRSRILRLGSSRILDFSWEKTIAETASVYRKVAFSKVR, from the coding sequence ATGAAAGTCCTTTTCGATCATCAGATTTTTTCCCTTCAAAAACACGGTGGGATTTCTAGATATTTCAGTAATTTGATACGGGGATTTCGACAAGAGTCTTCTTTCGGGATAGAGGCCGAATTAAGCCTCGAATTCAGCTCCAATGAATACGTCCGCGAAACATGGAACCCGAAATTTTATAATCAATTTTTTCCGCACGACTTCGGAATCCCTGGCAAGCGACGTTTGCTTCGTTATGCGAATCTCCCTTTCTCGCTAGCAAAACTTATATCTAACGAATTTGACGTATTTCATCCCACTTACTATTTTCCTTACTTTTTACCTTTCTTAAGGGATAAACCCTTCGTTCTAACCGTTTATGATTTAATTCACGAAAAATATCCGGATGATTTTAAGGACGACCGAACCACCGATTATAAACCGATATTAATCGAAAAGGCCGATAGGATCATCAGTATTTCCGAATGTACTAAAAGAGATCTCCTAAAGACGTATAAAATCTCCGAGGATAAAGTCGAAACGATACTATTGTCGATCGATCAGAACGTAAAATTCTTAAAATCGGAACCGGTCTTCTTGCCGGAGGGGAAATTTATTTTATTCGTAGGCGGGCGAGGGACATATAAAAATTTTCAATTCCTTTTGGAGTATCTTCCGCTTTTCTTTAAGGAGAACCCGAGTAGCTTTCTAGTTTGCGCGGGAGGTGGACGGTTTAATCGAATTGAGATGGAGAAAATTCAGGAAGCGGATCTGGAGGATAGAGTCATTCAACTGGATGTGGATGAGGCCCGGCTTCGATATTTGTATCGAAACGCGCATCTTTTTATTTTTCCTTCGTTATACGAAGGCTTCGGATTACCGGTTCTTGAATCGATGGCCAACGGTTGCGTGCCTCTCTTGGCAAACCGCAGCAGCCTTCCCGAAGTAGGAGGAGATGCCGCTTTTTACTTCGACCCTGAATCAGGCGCTTCCTTTCTCGAATCTCTGGAAGATGCGTGGAGAGACGGTCCAACGCGAAGCAGAATTTTACGATTGGGTAGTTCTAGAATTCTGGATTTTTCTTGGGAGAAAACGATTGCCGAAACTGCAAGCGTTTATCGAAAAGTTGCGTTTAGTAAAGTACGTTGA
- a CDS encoding class I SAM-dependent methyltransferase, protein MRKHLVSYFLCPDCGALQTEAPYWLDEAYNSAIIDADTGLVARNIFFSEMLSCVLFHIFGAKGKFLDLAGGYGMMTRLMRDRGFDYYWSDPYCENILAKGFGIEDSGCEKFDAVSAFEVLEHTVHPKDFVRESLSRADTFVFTTEIFREPVPDPRDWFYYAFEGGQHIIFFQNRTLSKIADDLSLHYFSNGVLHIFSKKSIAKSVVLLSRTRLRGLYLFWISKRMRSRIMKDHHDLVSRVSC, encoded by the coding sequence ATGCGAAAGCATCTAGTTTCCTATTTTTTGTGCCCGGATTGCGGAGCACTTCAAACGGAAGCACCGTATTGGTTAGATGAGGCATACAATTCGGCCATTATCGATGCAGATACTGGCTTGGTGGCTAGAAACATTTTCTTTTCTGAGATGCTCTCTTGCGTTTTATTCCATATCTTCGGAGCGAAGGGAAAATTTTTGGATCTCGCCGGCGGGTACGGTATGATGACTCGATTAATGCGCGATCGAGGATTTGATTACTATTGGTCCGACCCTTACTGTGAGAATATTTTAGCTAAGGGTTTCGGCATAGAGGACTCCGGTTGCGAAAAATTCGATGCAGTTTCGGCTTTCGAAGTACTGGAGCACACGGTTCATCCCAAGGATTTTGTACGCGAATCTCTTTCGAGGGCAGATACCTTCGTTTTTACGACAGAAATTTTCCGGGAGCCCGTTCCTGATCCGAGAGATTGGTTTTATTACGCGTTCGAAGGAGGGCAGCATATAATATTCTTCCAAAATCGGACCCTATCGAAGATAGCCGATGATTTGAGTCTGCATTATTTTTCGAACGGAGTTTTACACATTTTTTCTAAGAAATCGATTGCGAAATCGGTGGTACTGTTATCTCGAACTCGACTAAGAGGATTGTATCTTTTTTGGATATCAAAGCGAATGAGGTCGAGAATAATGAAAGATCATCATGATCTAGTTTCGAGAGTTTCTTGTTGA
- a CDS encoding alpha-1,2-fucosyltransferase: MRVLFHAPAILLLYIRLLLLSLRLKKRVIIYTGIYGQLGNRLILFLHFIQFCKKYDCVFICPSFQEYAHFFKKFKGDFIPSYPANLENRSLLGSKNWKRYSFYLKVISALQLKIRLFPLTTAENLHFFEYSDASDSESDVKNFHGKTFYLDSELFLHRARKSKILLMTGWRYRVGEFDTSPMMREEILRFLALKDEVVDTAVDRIKVLRGQFDRIIAVHHRRKDYKEWLNGKFFFEIDDIKRKMIEVSEALKEAGFRKILFIIFSDEKGQGYSIPSADTQMSNGDMAEDLYFMSQCDLIIGPPSTFSGWASYAGRVPIFHIFSLREKVRLESFRILETWNGVEVPLISGETFIL, translated from the coding sequence TTGCGAGTTCTGTTTCATGCACCCGCAATTCTTCTTTTATACATTCGATTGCTTTTACTGAGCCTTCGGTTAAAAAAGCGCGTAATAATTTATACGGGAATTTACGGGCAACTTGGCAATCGATTAATCCTTTTTTTACATTTTATCCAATTCTGCAAAAAATACGATTGCGTTTTTATCTGTCCCTCTTTCCAAGAATATGCGCATTTCTTTAAGAAATTTAAAGGGGATTTTATACCGAGTTACCCTGCCAATTTAGAAAATCGGTCTCTTCTAGGATCGAAAAACTGGAAGCGGTATTCGTTTTACCTGAAAGTAATTTCCGCACTGCAATTGAAGATTCGTTTGTTTCCGCTTACGACCGCCGAGAACTTGCATTTTTTTGAATATTCCGACGCATCCGATTCGGAATCCGATGTAAAGAATTTTCACGGCAAGACGTTTTATCTCGATTCGGAGCTTTTCTTACATAGGGCGCGTAAATCTAAGATTTTACTGATGACAGGTTGGCGTTATCGTGTAGGCGAGTTTGATACTAGTCCTATGATGAGGGAAGAAATACTAAGGTTTCTCGCCCTTAAGGACGAAGTGGTTGATACGGCTGTTGATAGAATCAAGGTTCTTCGAGGTCAATTCGACAGAATTATCGCCGTACATCATAGGAGAAAGGATTACAAAGAATGGTTGAATGGAAAATTCTTTTTTGAAATAGACGATATTAAACGGAAAATGATCGAAGTAAGCGAGGCTTTGAAGGAAGCCGGATTTCGTAAAATTCTATTTATTATTTTTTCCGATGAAAAAGGGCAAGGGTATTCGATTCCTTCCGCAGATACTCAAATGTCAAACGGGGACATGGCTGAGGATTTATATTTCATGTCGCAGTGCGACTTGATTATCGGACCGCCTAGTACTTTTTCAGGGTGGGCTTCCTATGCCGGACGCGTGCCGATTTTCCATATATTTTCATTAAGGGAGAAAGTCCGCTTGGAATCGTTCAGGATACTCGAGACCTGGAACGGGGTCGAAGTCCCTTTGATTTCCGGCGAGACGTTTATTCTTTAA